A single Actinomadura algeriensis DNA region contains:
- a CDS encoding nuclear transport factor 2 family protein: MSPAVNRADVGEVHAEFYAAFEAGDYDRMAAVWADGEYAPGVSCVHPGWTMLRGREEVLRSWALIMANTSYIQFVLTDVETDVYGNHAVVTCKENVLTADDETEAGFLAGGSIVATNVFVRVGEEWRLLLHHGSPVLNVADTEEE; the protein is encoded by the coding sequence ATGAGCCCTGCGGTGAACCGCGCGGACGTCGGTGAAGTGCACGCGGAGTTCTACGCCGCGTTCGAGGCCGGCGACTACGACCGGATGGCGGCCGTCTGGGCCGACGGCGAGTACGCCCCCGGCGTCTCGTGCGTCCACCCCGGCTGGACCATGCTGCGCGGCCGGGAGGAGGTGCTGCGGTCATGGGCCCTCATCATGGCCAACACCTCCTACATCCAGTTCGTGCTGACGGACGTCGAGACGGACGTGTACGGGAACCACGCAGTAGTCACCTGCAAGGAGAACGTCCTCACGGCCGACGATGAGACGGAAGCCGGATTCCTCGCAGGGGGAAGCATCGTCGCGACCAACGTGTTCGTACGGGTCGGAGAAGAATGGCGGCTCCTGCTTCATCATGGTTCGCCCGTGTTGAACGTCGCTGATACAGAGGAAGAATGA
- the folB gene encoding dihydroneopterin aldolase has protein sequence MSLDRIELRGLRARGRHGCLPAERELGQEFVVDAVLGLDTRPAAAGDDLSLTVDYGSLADRLVAAVEGDPVDLIETLADRLAKICLEDATVSEVEITVHKPNAPVPHPFTDVAVKIQRSRP, from the coding sequence ATGAGTCTCGACCGCATTGAACTGCGCGGCCTGCGGGCCAGAGGCAGGCACGGCTGCCTCCCGGCGGAACGCGAACTCGGGCAGGAGTTCGTGGTGGACGCCGTCCTCGGCCTGGACACCCGCCCGGCGGCGGCGGGAGACGACCTGTCGCTCACGGTCGACTACGGTTCCCTCGCCGACCGGCTGGTCGCCGCGGTCGAGGGCGACCCCGTCGACCTCATCGAAACGCTGGCCGACCGGCTGGCGAAGATATGTCTGGAAGACGCGACGGTCTCGGAGGTCGAGATCACCGTCCACAAGCCGAACGCCCCGGTGCCGCACCCCTTCACGGACGTGGCCGTGAAGATCCAGAGGAGTCGCCCATGA